Below is a window of Desmonostoc muscorum LEGE 12446 DNA.
GCCTGTAAAGGTTCTACATTCGCACACAAATCACTGTCTTCATCAATGCGGATGCTGAATGACTTTTTAAATTTACTTAGTGTAAAGTCGCTATAAGCCATTTTCAGCACCTCATAGCAATTTTGGATTTTAGATTTTGGATTTTGGATTTTAGATTGAAGATCCTTGCCCAAGTCTTTTTTGCAGAACCTTCAACAATACTACTTTTTTCAATTTCGTATCAATGTAATTGAGCATGAAAAAAAAATTAGGTAGTCCCAATTAAAAAATTCAAAAATTTTTCATCTTACTCTACTTCATTAAAAAGATGTTCCTCTAAAAGCGGTTGTACTTGACGAAACTCTTCTGGAGAAAGTAATTCCGGTTCACCTGTTTTCGTTATTCGTGCAAAAAATAACAGCGGATCGAGGGGTGTATAGATTGCATACTCCTGATGTTCATCATAGAAGCTGGCCAATAGCTGTAATTGCTCCGGCTCTAAATCTGCTTCTTCGTCTTCGATTTCTAAAGTAAAGAGTTCTGATTCTTCAACTGGCGGTAAATCACCTGCAACTGTCAGAGCATAAGCTGTATTCTTCAGTGTTAAGTTTTGCTCAGATAGTACAGCTTGGGCAGTGCTAAAAATTTGCTCAATAATGGCGTCATCTTCTACAAGAACTGCTTCTTCTTCCTCATCTTCACCTTGCCAGGAAAAAATTTCTACAGGTGAGTCTACAGGAAGAAGTAAAACATATTCTTGTCCATCTACCTCAAGGGAATGCTCGATGTAACATTCGAGCGATCGCCCTTTGTCATCGGTTAAAGTGATGGAACCCGCATGAGCGTTATCATTTTCTTCAGGAAATGTAGAGAAAGACATGGCCAAATGTAGAACTTTAATAAATACCAGCAAGTTTGTAAATCGTTTAACTATCAAATAGCTTTACACGTAGATCCAAATGCTGGGTAATCGTTTTCAGAATATCATGTTAAAAGGTATCAATAGTCAATAGCTGCCACTGAACTGTGGGAATTAATACGCCTAGTATCGAGCCATTGTTGCAAAATCAAAGAGGCTGCCTTGCGGTCAATCAAAGCTTTATGGCGTGATGGGGAGCGATTCTCAGCTATGAGCAGTTGTTCTGCTTGAAATGAAGTTAATCGCTCATCTACGTATTCCACAGGCAAATTCAGCGTCTTTGCAAGTCTTTTGGCAAATTTTTGCACTTGACGTGCCTGAAATCCTAGTGAGCCATCCATTGAATAAGGTAAACCCATAATCAGGATTTGCACCCGACGTTCATTAATTATTTGCCGGATTTGCTGGACATCCTGCTCAAAAGATGTACGCTCAATTGTGGTGATACCTGTGGCAATCAAACCCGTGCCATCGCACCCAGCAACACCAATCCGCTTGCTACCCAAATCTAATCCCAAAGCTGAAATAAAGGGTTTTGCTTGCTCTTGCGGTATCACACTAATTCTCCTGCTGTGCATCTGCTGATTCCGGAATCGGCAATGCTTCCATGCTAGTGTTTTTTACCGAAAAATTAATCGGTTCTGATTTGCTTGGCTGTGGTCTATCTGACGATGGTGACTTTCCTGGTTGTACCCACGACATTCCGCCTGGTATGGGTTTTCGAGCCGGTTGTAGACCTTGTAGCATATCAGTCCACTGAATTCCTTCTAAGGAGACGAATTTTGACTCCCGTAGCTTGTGCCAAACAGAGCGAGACATAATTAGCGTATGTTCTATACGTTTTGCCCCGATTCGCTCCAAATACTCTTCTCGCTCTGCCTGATAATCGGAAGAAGCTAATTGTAAGCCTTGTTGAGGAAAATCTTGGGCAATACGAGCCAGTTGAGATAGTAATTCTGGATACAGCCAAGTGTAAGCAGGATGAACCGTCAGCGTTGCAACGTGGGGTACTTCGCCCTTCCGGTCAAGTTGCACCTGAAAATAGCCGATGGCGGCTTTGCGTTGGGGTTCAAATACGTAACCACTCACTACTTCTGTTTTGGTTACCCATTGCTTGACGGCATCAGTTAAAGCGCCGAACAAACTCGTTTTAAAGTCACGGGTATTGCGGTCAAAAACTTGACGTACCAAAGGCGGCATTGATGCCGTATCTAATTGATATAACAGCTGGGCATCAGCATTGCTCACTGGCAAGAGGTTGGGTAAATCTGGCTCTGCTTGTGCCAATTCAACAAGCAATTCCGGCTCGATTTCCCAGTATGTCATTTCTGCCAGACGCTGAAATCCATTTTGTCGATACAGTGCCAGCGCTTCTATGTCGTTGATGTTAACTTCCAGTAGCCAAGTGCGAGCTTCCAAAATCGATTCAAAGCAATGACGCAAAAGCTGGGAGCCAATTCCTTGTTTATCCGCACCACGTTCTAGTAACACTTGATCGATGCGCCAAGTACTGCGTGTGCGGTTAAAAGGTGACACTTGAATCATCCCTAGAAGCATCCGCCCTTGCTCTGCTACATAAGCGCAGAGGCCATACTGTAGCGGGTTAGGAAACCAACTCAAAAATTTGAGTAATCCATACCAGCGACGCAGCCTTTGCATCTGGCTGATGGCAAAATTTGCTCCCTTGGGAGTAAGGGCTGCGAATGACTCTTGAGTTATGCGCTCAATTCCGTCCAGATCCCGGTATTGGACTGGTCGGATGACAACGCTGAGATTTCGGGGAAGTAATGAAGTCATTTTTATTCCAGCCGCCATTTAGCCTTAACTAACTGCTCTTTGTCGGAAGTGCTGCAATCATCTTAACTACTTTCTGCTCTTGACTATTGCGCCAAAAGGGTGATTTTAGTAACTTAATACTTAAAAAAGCAGAAAAAGCAGATATCGTGAGAACACCATTGGCATTGACCCAACAACATCTGCCTTTATTTTATTTGAATTTTGATTAAAGTATGTGTATATTTATAAGCCTTGTCGAGAAACTAGCTTTTCAAAGTGGGCTTGGGTTTGATGCAGTAGTTGCTGGCGACTATCGAAGAGTGTTTGTTTC
It encodes the following:
- a CDS encoding DUF3727 domain-containing protein; amino-acid sequence: MSFSTFPEENDNAHAGSITLTDDKGRSLECYIEHSLEVDGQEYVLLLPVDSPVEIFSWQGEDEEEEAVLVEDDAIIEQIFSTAQAVLSEQNLTLKNTAYALTVAGDLPPVEESELFTLEIEDEEADLEPEQLQLLASFYDEHQEYAIYTPLDPLLFFARITKTGEPELLSPEEFRQVQPLLEEHLFNEVE
- the ruvX gene encoding Holliday junction resolvase RuvX, with translation MIPQEQAKPFISALGLDLGSKRIGVAGCDGTGLIATGITTIERTSFEQDVQQIRQIINERRVQILIMGLPYSMDGSLGFQARQVQKFAKRLAKTLNLPVEYVDERLTSFQAEQLLIAENRSPSRHKALIDRKAASLILQQWLDTRRINSHSSVAAIDY
- a CDS encoding GNAT family N-acetyltransferase gives rise to the protein MAAGIKMTSLLPRNLSVVIRPVQYRDLDGIERITQESFAALTPKGANFAISQMQRLRRWYGLLKFLSWFPNPLQYGLCAYVAEQGRMLLGMIQVSPFNRTRSTWRIDQVLLERGADKQGIGSQLLRHCFESILEARTWLLEVNINDIEALALYRQNGFQRLAEMTYWEIEPELLVELAQAEPDLPNLLPVSNADAQLLYQLDTASMPPLVRQVFDRNTRDFKTSLFGALTDAVKQWVTKTEVVSGYVFEPQRKAAIGYFQVQLDRKGEVPHVATLTVHPAYTWLYPELLSQLARIAQDFPQQGLQLASSDYQAEREEYLERIGAKRIEHTLIMSRSVWHKLRESKFVSLEGIQWTDMLQGLQPARKPIPGGMSWVQPGKSPSSDRPQPSKSEPINFSVKNTSMEALPIPESADAQQEN